DNA sequence from the Moorena sp. SIOASIH genome:
GCGGTATCGTTACTTTTGACAGGATTAGATAATCTGGAAGAAAATGATCTTCAAAATAAACTACTTAAAACAGAGGATATTAAAACTAAAAATGAAACTCAATATGCCTTATTTAAAAACTTGGGCTGGGCTAGGTTGAAGCAAGGACGCTATGCCGATGCTGAAACCCACCTCAGAGATGCTATTGAACTAGACAAAACCTTTAAGAAAACTCCGGCGGCAGCTCACTGTTTATTAGCGCAAGTCATTGAAAACAAACCAGAAAAAGATCCAGATAATGCCTTGGCAGAATGGAAAGTTTGTTTACGCTATCATACTGATATCGGTAACCCTGATGAAGATATCTGGGTTGGGATGGCTCGTGAACGTATAGATGCTCAAGTAGGTGTTAAAGATAAGACTAGTGAATCGACTAAGTAAGCTGATTTGCTCTGCCCCGATCTTGACCATAGTTATGATTATGTTGGGAAGCCTGGTGAGTAAGCCAGTACTGGCAGGGCATTGGATTTTTAAAACCACAGGTAGAGTTGAGCTAGAACGGGAGGGATGGTCACGTTTCCATCCAGTGCCTAACTATACCACTATAAATCCAGGGGATCTGGTCAGACCAGCATCGGGGGTTAGGGTTAAGGTATTTTGTGATCATGGTAAAATTCGCTCTGTAACTGCTGGGGTAACAACAGGCATCAATGCCATATGTCCACCACCGCGAAGAAAAAGCTCTGGGAGAATTGTCACACCACGTCCGCCAGAGTCCTATATTCCCTACATTATCAGCCCACGGGCAACCCTTATACTTACTGACAAGCCCACGCTACGCTGGCATGATGCCACCGATGCTAACAGTTTCACCGTTAAGGTGAGAGGGCGAGGATTGGATTGGACTGAGGAATTTAGTCGAGACAAGGTTTGTCAAAAGGGTATTTGTCAGGTTGTTTATCCAGGGAATAAGCCCCTAAAACCTGGAGTTAGTTATAAGTTGGTCGTTAAGGCTGATACCAATCGCACCTCTGAAGAGGATAAGACTGGAGGACTGGGATTTAAGCTGATTGAGTCGGATCAAGCTAAAAAAATTCAGGTGATTGATGGACTGATTAAGGGACAGAATCTACCAAAGGAGTTCAAGCCCTTAGCTCTAGCTGATATTTATGGTGACTACGATTTAACGGCTGAGGCCATTGAAATCCTGGAAGGACTAGAAAACGATCAAAAAATAGTACCGATTTATCGCTTACTGGGTGATTTGTATCTACGGATAGGATTAGTTTTGGAAGCAGAGATTCCTTATTCAAAGGCAGTCGAACTGGCAACAGCAACTGACCATTGGGAAGAACTGGCAGCAGCAAAAGCTGGATTAGGGGAGGTTAAGTATGCTCGTGGGAATCGGCAAGAAGGAGTGAGTTTGTTAGAACAAGCGAAGGCAATCTATGAACAGTTTGGCGATCGCAAACGGGTAGGGGAAATAGAAAAGCGACTGGCAGAGTTATAGCGCTACGGGCAAGGCAAGAGGCAAGAGGCAAGAGGCAAGAGGCAAAAGGCAAGAGGCAAGAGGCAAGAGGCAAAAGGCAAGAGGCAAGAGGCAAAAGGCAAGAGGCAACAGTTGACTACAACGGCGTTGCTGAATTAAGGAATGAATGCGCGATTATCTGGTTTTATTAAAGCCCCCGTGGGTCCCCCAACTTTGGGGGACTTTAAGAGTTTTGTTCCCCCCAGAATTGGGGGGCTAGGGGGGCGAAACCATACCCAGAATCAGCAACGCCGAGAAACTAGTACTCGTTAAGAACAAACAGGTGCTGGTTTTTGATACATAAGTACTAGTTGATTAGCAACAAGTACTAGTTAATGAAAAACCAGTACTGGTATGTGAGAAACTAGTACTCGTTAGGGACAAACTGGTACTAGTTAACGAGAAACGGGTACCCGTTTGTTATACACCAGTACTGGTTAACCATAAATTAGTACTAATATATGAGATATTATTACCCATTTGTTATACATAGGTACCCGTTTGTTATACACCAGTACTAGTTAGGGGTAAATGGGTACTCCTGTGTAAGAAGTCATTACCTGGTCTGGTTTGTTGTTGACCGTGCCAGAGGTAAAAAATCCTGTGTACCTCATAGCTATCAGAAACGCTATATAACCGAGATACAAACGCTATCTTAAAATTAAATTACTGTCTCATAATTCCTCTTCTAGGTAGTGATAAATATATAGTGGTTTGGCTACGGTCTGGTCAAGGTAACGGGAGCTAAAATCACTAGTTGTTTACCAGTCAAAGCCAGTGCCGCTTAAGTCTGTAATTTTTGCCATAGCAACTCTGCTAGGAGTGGGGAGTTTGCCAGGGTTGGCAGCCGAGACTAACCCCAGGTTTTGGGAAATTCCAGCACAATCTCTAACTGCTCCAGAGACTATACCCTTAATGAAGTCCTCTGGTCAAAGGATTGCTTTAAAGAGTACCACAGTTCGCGATCGCCTTAATAGTAACAGCGAGACTCTGAAAGACAACAGGTACTACTACAATCCCCATACCTTTGAGGGGAAAGCAGGGGAGCAGATTACCATAGAACTAACCAGCGATGAGTTTGACCCTTACCTGATTCTATTTGACCTAGAAGGTAACCTAATTGCTCACGATAACGACAGTGGTGAGGGAAAAAATGCCCGGATTACGGTTACTCTACCGACTACGGGGACTTATGTCATTTTGGCTAACTCCTACAATGAGCGAGAAACTGGTAACTATACCCTGAGTTGGAGAGCAGCCACCCCCTCAGACTTACTTCAGGCTAAAGCTGACCAAGTGTTTCAGCAAGGAATCGAACAATATGATACTAGTCAATATCAAGCTGCGCTCAAGTCCTGGCAAGAAGCCCTAGGCATTTATCGACAACTGGAAGACCGTCAGGGGGAAGCCTACTCCCTGGGCAATCTCGGGAATGCTTATCTTAGCCTAGGGCAATACCGCAAAGCGATTGAGTTTAATCAGCAGTCTTTATCCCTATCTCGGGAACTCGAAGACCGCCAGGGGGAAGCGGCCTCCCTCAACAATCTCGGGAATGCTTATAGTAGCCTAGGGCAATACCGCAAAGCCATTGAGTTTCATCAGCAGTCTTTATCCCTATCTCGGGAACTGAAAGACCGTCAGGGGGAAGCCAGGTCCCTCAACAATCTCGGCCTTGCTTACGATAGCCTAGGACAATACCGTAAAGCGATTGAGTTTAATCAGCAGTCTTTATCCCTATCTCGGGAACTGAAAGACCGTCAGGGGGAAGCCAGGTCCCTCAACAATCTCGGCATTGCTTACCATAGCCTAGGTCAATACCGCAAAGCGATTGAGTTTAATCAGCAGTCTTTATCCCTATCTCGGGAACTGAAAGACCGTCAGGGGGAAGCCAACTCCCTCAACAATCTCGGAAATGCTTACTATCGCCTAGGGCAATACCGTAAAGCGATTGAGTTTCATCAGCAGTCTTTATCCATTAAGCGGAAACTGGAAGACCGTCAGGGGGAAGCCAACTCCCTCAACAATCTCGGCCTTGCTTACGATAGCCTAGGGCAATACCGTAAAGCGATTGAGTTTTATCAGCAGTCTTTATCCCTGGCAAAGGAACTGGAAGACCGTCAGGGGGAAGCCAACTCCCTGGGCAATCTCGGGGTTGCTTACGATAGCCTAGGGCAATACCGCAAAGCGATTGAGTTTCATCAGCAGTCTTTATCCATTAAGCGGAAACTGGAAGACCGTCAGGGGGAAGCGGCCTCCCTCAACAATCTCGGGAATGCTTACGATAACCTAGGGCAATACCGCAAAGCCATTGAGTTTCATCAGCAGTCTTTATCCCTGGCAAAGGAACTGGAAGACCGTCAGGGGGAAGCCAACTCCCTGGGCAATCTCGGCCTTGCTTACAATCGCCTAGGGCAATACCGCAAAGCGATTGAGTTTCATCAGCAGTCTTTATCCCTATCTCGGGAACTGGAAGACCGTCAGGGGCAAGCCAAGTCCCTGGGCAATCTCGGGATTGCTTACGATAACCTAGGGCAATACCGAAAAGCCATTGAGTTTCATCAGCAGTCTTTATCCATTAAGCGGGAACTGGAAGACCGCCAGGGGGAAGCCAACTCCCTGGGCAATCTCGGGAATGTTTACCATAGCCTAGGGCAATACCGCCAAGCGATTGAGTTTCATCAGCAGTCTTTAACCCTGGCGCGGGAACTGGAAGACCGTCAGGGGGAAGCCTACTCCCTCAACAATCTCGGCCTTGCTTACTATCGCCTAGGGCAATACCGCAAAGGGATTGAGTTTAATCAGCAGTCTTTATCCCTGGCAAAGGAACTGGAAGACCGTCAGGGGGAAGCCAACTCCCTGGGCAATCTCGGCCTTGCTTACGATAACCTAGGGCAATACCGCAAAGCGATTAAGTTTCATCAGCAGTCTTTATCCCTGGCAAAGGAACTGGAAGACCGTCAGGGGGAAGCCAACTCCCTGGGCAATCTCGGGAATGCTTATCGTAAGCTAGGACAATACCGCAAAGGGATTGAGTTTAATCAGCAGTCTTTATCCCGATTTCGGGAACTGGAAGACCGTCAGGGGGAAGCCAAATCCCTGAGCAATCTCGGCCTTGCTTACGATAGCCTAGGGGAATACCGCAAAGCGATTGAGTTTCATCAGCAGTCTTTATCCATTAAGCGGAAACTGGAAGACCGGCAGGGGGAAGCGGCCTCCCTCAACAATCTCGGGAATGCTTACTATCGCCTAGGGCAATACCGCAAAGCCATTGAGTTTCATCAGCAGTCCTTAACCCTGGCGCGGGAACTGGAAGACCGTCAGGGGGAAGCCAACTCCCTCAACAATCTCGGGTTTGCTTACCTTATACTAGGGCAATACCGAAAAGCGATTGAGTTTCATCAGCAGTCTTTATCCCTATTTCGGGAACTGGAAGACCGTCAGGGGGAAGCGGCCTCCCTCAACAATCTCGGGAATGGTTACTTTAGCCTAGGGCAATATCGAAAAGCGATTGAGTTTCATCAGCAGTCTTTATCCCTATCTCGGAAACTGGAAGACCGTCAGGGGGAAGCGGCCTCCCTCAACAATCTCGGGAGTGCTTACTTTAGCCTAGAGCAATACCGCAAAGTCATTGAGTTTAATCAGCAGTCTTTATCCCGATTTCGGGAACTGGAACACCGTCAGGGGGAAGCCAACTCCCTCAACAATCTCGGCCTTGCTTATCGTAGACTAGGGCAATACCGCAAAGCCATTGAGTTTTACAAGCAAGCCATCAAGGTTACAGAATCTATCCAAGGTGACATCAAAGTAGAAGAATTGATCACCTCTTATGCCAGTCAACAGGTAGACCTTTATGAAGGTATCATCAATCTACTGTGGAACCAAAAAGACTTTGAAACTGCCTTCAACTATGTCGAACGGGCAAGAGCCAAAGCCTTCCTCGACCAACTGGCTAATGAGAAGATAGACTTTCGTGCTGGGGCTGACTCCAAACTCCTGGAACAGGAACAAGACCTGAAAGCTCAAATCAATGCCCTCAGCCAGCAATTAATTACCCTGCGCAACGGTCCCAAAAACCAGTGGGATAACGAAACGATTGCTGAAACCGAAAACAACCGAACTGATCTGCGAAAAGACTACCAGGACTTGCTGGTTCAATTAAAAGTCCAAAACCCTGAAACCGCTAGCTTAAAAACTGTCGAGGTTGCCTCCCTCCCTGAAATCCAAGGCTTGCTGGATGCGGATACCACCCTAGTCGAGTACTTTGTCACAGATGAACGCACCCTAGCCTTCATTATCACCCGCAACAGCTTCCATACTGTCCCCCTCAATGTCACTCGCCAACAACTCACCGAAGAACTGACACTTTTCCAAGACTTTGCTGACTTAGATCAACCCCATCCCCTAGAACTGAAAAACCTGCACGACTGGCTAATTGTACCCCTCCAGCCCCATCTCAACACCACTAATATCAGCATTGTTCCCCACGGTATCCTGCACTATCTCCCCTTTGCTGCCCTCACTGACGGCAAGCAGTACCTCAGTGACAACTACGCCCTATTGTCCCTCCCCAGTGCTAGCATCCTGCGCTACTTACCCGACAAGGGCAAATCAACCACAGGCAGTCTTCTCGCCCTGGGAGATCCCACCATTCCGGGACTCTCCCCCTTAACTCATGCTCAAAAAGAAGTAGAGACCATTGCCAACTTCTTCAAGACCAAAGCCCTGGTGGGGAAAGCGGCTACCGAAAGCGCTCTCCGGTCTAGGGCTACACAATCGGGAATTATACACCTAGCCGTTCATGGGGAGTACAACCTTCGTAACCCCCTATTCAGCGCCATCCGTCTACTAGAAGATACCCAGCACGACGGTTCCTTAGAAGTTCATGAAGTCTACGGGTTGGATTTAACCAGTACCACCAACTTAGTTGTGCTCAGCGCCTGCCAGACCAAAATCGGTGAATTGAGCCGAGGTGATGAAGTGGTAGGACTAACCCGTGCTTTCTTGTATGCCGGAACCCCCACTATCATCGCAAGTCTCTGGAATGTGGATGATGCTGCTACAGGACTCTTAATGAAGCAATTTTACAGCCATTGGCAAGGGGGAATGAACAAAGCCGAGGCATTACAGCAAGCCCAGAAAGATTTACGGGAAACATATCCCCATCCTTATTTTTGGGCAGCATTTTCGTTGACAGGGGATGCAGGGAAAAGGGAGTAGGGAGTAGGGAGTAGGGAGTAGGGAGTAGGGAGTAGGGAGTAGGGATATGAGATACACCGAATTTTTGGTGTTGCTTAATAATGGAATGATTTTAAGAGTTTTCTGGAATGGGCATCAGGCGTGGAACTGGCATCTTGCCAGTTTCATGCTTATTGTGGAACTGGCATCTTGCCAGTTTCATGCTTATTGTGCATCTTGCCAGTTTCATGCTTATTGTGGAACTGGCATCTTGCCAGTTTCATGCTTATTGTGCATCTTGCCAGTTTCATGCTTATTGTGCATCTTGCCAGTTTCCTGCTTATTGTGGAACTGGCATCTTGCCAGTTTCATGCTTATTGTGCATCTTGCCAGTTTCATGCTTATTGTGGAACTGGCATCTTGCCAGTTTCATGCTTATTGTGCATCTTGCCAGTTTCATGCTTATTGTGGAACTGGCATCTTGCCAGTTTCATGCTTATTGTGGAACTGGCATCTTGCCAGTTTCATGCTTATTTTCGAGCGGGCAGGATGCCCACTCTACTCTTATTCATTCCTAAATTCAGCAACGCCGAATTTTTTCCTATTCCCTATTCCCTAGTTATCCAACCAAACTGCTAAATCCGTTACTGTCTCAAAATCCAACAACGCTTCACTCAATTCCTCCAATCGAGTAATGGATAATCCCTCAATCTGCTGTTGGAGCCCAGGGTCAATTAAACCTAACCTTAGGGTTAGCTGACGCATCACAATTAATAGGACTCCCTCCTGCTTTCCTTGCTGGAGTCCCTCCTGCTTTCCTTGCTGGAGTCCCTGCTGGAGTCCCTGCTGGAGTCCCTGCTGGAGTCCCTTTTGGATTCCCTTTTGGATAATATCTTGATAGGTGACTGATTCTTCCATAACTTCCTCCCTCAACAATCTACGGACTAAATCTTTCTCAAACCGCAAACCAGCCAGCACATCCACACAGGCCGCTAGGTTTCCCCGTAATGGTTTTTCTTCAATTCTATCCACTTCCGCAACCACTTGCTCTAACAATCGATTAGGGTTATTACTCCTGGCTAAAGTGGCCAAGGGTAACAAAGCCCGATTGGCTAAAAGTGGTAATGGGTCTTGTTCCCACAGACGAATTACTCGATAACGGTGCCAGGTATTAATATCCCTAAACTCGTTAGTAAATACCATCTGTGATGTCGTAGACTTTAGAAAAATCACCACCTGCTCAATCGGATATCGGTACTTGCGGTGTAGTCTGACCCAGTAGTCCAACATCCGAAATGGTAATGGTGGCTCGGATTGGGGCAAGGTTTGAAATTCTAGGTGCAGAATTTGGTTAGTACTTTGGAGTAGAGTCAAAGCATCAGCTTGAATTGGTTCAGCACTTAATTCAGTTTTAAGTACCTGAATATCTCTAGGTTCTTCACCCAATAGCCAGTGAAAAAACTCCGATGGGTATTCTTCTGCTAGGTATTTGCAGATATTATCGTAGGCCAAGGCAAATTATTCAAAGTTAATACTATCTCAGACAGTGTAGTGAATCTGAGTTAAAAAATTGATCGCACCTGGATCTTGTTTATTGATGCAAGTTATGATAAGTGAGCAATTTTGATTTAGATTTTATCTAAAAAAGACCTGATCTAATCAGGTCTTATCAAAATCATGTCCCCACCAACAATCCTGGTGAACAAAAACAGTTAAATCTCAGCAGTTATCCAACCAAACCGCTAAATCCGTTACTGTTTCAAAATCCAACAACGCTTCACTCAATTCCTCTAATCGAGTAATGGATAATTCCTCAATCTTCTGTTGGAGCACAGGGTCAATTAAACCTAACCTCAGGGTTAGCAAACGCATCACAACTAATAGGACTCCCTCCTGCTTGCCGCGCTGGCGTCCCTTTTGGATAATATCTTGATAGGTAACGGATTCTTCCATAACTTCCTCCCTCAACAATCGACGGATTAAATCTTTATCGTAAGCTATCAGCTATCAGCTATCAGCTATCAGCTATCAGCTATCAGTGATTAGCTATTAGGTATTACCATTCAGCTAATGCGCTACGCGCAGGCTACGCTAACAGCTTTTGAATAGAACAGGTAACCATTTGTTTAATCTGATTTACGTCTGCATGATAGCTGACCGCTGACCGCTGACCGCTGACCGCTGAATGCTTACATTTCAAAAATGCTGAAATCCCTTATTTAGACTCAGCAATTGATCAGCATAAGTGCCAGTTTTATCTTTCAACCAAACCTGATTCCCACTAGTAATCTTGCCAATTACTGCTGCTCCCTCCCCCAGTTGTGCCACTAATTCTTCAGCAGCTTCAGTGGGCAAACATAGCACTAATTCAAAATCTTCACCACCATACAACGCCCAATCCAAAGCTTGCTCTGGAGACACCAATTTACTCAAGCTTGGAGGTAAAGTAATTCGGTTAGGATCAATCTCAGCACCAACACAACTAGCACGACAAATTTGTACAATAGCATCTGCCAAACCATCGCTACTATCCATACCCGCAATGGATAGTTGGAGGGTTGAAGGTTGAAGGGTTGAAGGTTGAAGG
Encoded proteins:
- a CDS encoding tetratricopeptide repeat protein, which gives rise to MSKPVLAGHWIFKTTGRVELEREGWSRFHPVPNYTTINPGDLVRPASGVRVKVFCDHGKIRSVTAGVTTGINAICPPPRRKSSGRIVTPRPPESYIPYIISPRATLILTDKPTLRWHDATDANSFTVKVRGRGLDWTEEFSRDKVCQKGICQVVYPGNKPLKPGVSYKLVVKADTNRTSEEDKTGGLGFKLIESDQAKKIQVIDGLIKGQNLPKEFKPLALADIYGDYDLTAEAIEILEGLENDQKIVPIYRLLGDLYLRIGLVLEAEIPYSKAVELATATDHWEELAAAKAGLGEVKYARGNRQEGVSLLEQAKAIYEQFGDRKRVGEIEKRLAEL
- a CDS encoding tetratricopeptide repeat protein, with protein sequence MGSLPGLAAETNPRFWEIPAQSLTAPETIPLMKSSGQRIALKSTTVRDRLNSNSETLKDNRYYYNPHTFEGKAGEQITIELTSDEFDPYLILFDLEGNLIAHDNDSGEGKNARITVTLPTTGTYVILANSYNERETGNYTLSWRAATPSDLLQAKADQVFQQGIEQYDTSQYQAALKSWQEALGIYRQLEDRQGEAYSLGNLGNAYLSLGQYRKAIEFNQQSLSLSRELEDRQGEAASLNNLGNAYSSLGQYRKAIEFHQQSLSLSRELKDRQGEARSLNNLGLAYDSLGQYRKAIEFNQQSLSLSRELKDRQGEARSLNNLGIAYHSLGQYRKAIEFNQQSLSLSRELKDRQGEANSLNNLGNAYYRLGQYRKAIEFHQQSLSIKRKLEDRQGEANSLNNLGLAYDSLGQYRKAIEFYQQSLSLAKELEDRQGEANSLGNLGVAYDSLGQYRKAIEFHQQSLSIKRKLEDRQGEAASLNNLGNAYDNLGQYRKAIEFHQQSLSLAKELEDRQGEANSLGNLGLAYNRLGQYRKAIEFHQQSLSLSRELEDRQGQAKSLGNLGIAYDNLGQYRKAIEFHQQSLSIKRELEDRQGEANSLGNLGNVYHSLGQYRQAIEFHQQSLTLARELEDRQGEAYSLNNLGLAYYRLGQYRKGIEFNQQSLSLAKELEDRQGEANSLGNLGLAYDNLGQYRKAIKFHQQSLSLAKELEDRQGEANSLGNLGNAYRKLGQYRKGIEFNQQSLSRFRELEDRQGEAKSLSNLGLAYDSLGEYRKAIEFHQQSLSIKRKLEDRQGEAASLNNLGNAYYRLGQYRKAIEFHQQSLTLARELEDRQGEANSLNNLGFAYLILGQYRKAIEFHQQSLSLFRELEDRQGEAASLNNLGNGYFSLGQYRKAIEFHQQSLSLSRKLEDRQGEAASLNNLGSAYFSLEQYRKVIEFNQQSLSRFRELEHRQGEANSLNNLGLAYRRLGQYRKAIEFYKQAIKVTESIQGDIKVEELITSYASQQVDLYEGIINLLWNQKDFETAFNYVERARAKAFLDQLANEKIDFRAGADSKLLEQEQDLKAQINALSQQLITLRNGPKNQWDNETIAETENNRTDLRKDYQDLLVQLKVQNPETASLKTVEVASLPEIQGLLDADTTLVEYFVTDERTLAFIITRNSFHTVPLNVTRQQLTEELTLFQDFADLDQPHPLELKNLHDWLIVPLQPHLNTTNISIVPHGILHYLPFAALTDGKQYLSDNYALLSLPSASILRYLPDKGKSTTGSLLALGDPTIPGLSPLTHAQKEVETIANFFKTKALVGKAATESALRSRATQSGIIHLAVHGEYNLRNPLFSAIRLLEDTQHDGSLEVHEVYGLDLTSTTNLVVLSACQTKIGELSRGDEVVGLTRAFLYAGTPTIIASLWNVDDAATGLLMKQFYSHWQGGMNKAEALQQAQKDLRETYPHPYFWAAFSLTGDAGKRE
- a CDS encoding Rpn family recombination-promoting nuclease/putative transposase, producing MAYDNICKYLAEEYPSEFFHWLLGEEPRDIQVLKTELSAEPIQADALTLLQSTNQILHLEFQTLPQSEPPLPFRMLDYWVRLHRKYRYPIEQVVIFLKSTTSQMVFTNEFRDINTWHRYRVIRLWEQDPLPLLANRALLPLATLARSNNPNRLLEQVVAEVDRIEEKPLRGNLAACVDVLAGLRFEKDLVRRLLREEVMEESVTYQDIIQKGIQKGLQQGLQQGLQQGLQQGKQEGLQQGKQEGVLLIVMRQLTLRLGLIDPGLQQQIEGLSITRLEELSEALLDFETVTDLAVWLDN
- a CDS encoding DUF4351 domain-containing protein, coding for MEESVTYQDIIQKGRQRGKQEGVLLVVMRLLTLRLGLIDPVLQQKIEELSITRLEELSEALLDFETVTDLAVWLDNC
- a CDS encoding AIR synthase-related protein encodes the protein MDSSDGLADAIVQICRASCVGAEIDPNRITLPPSLSKLVSPEQALDWALYGGEDFELVLCLPTEAAEELVAQLGEGAAVIGKITSGNQVWLKDKTGTYADQLLSLNKGFQHF